The genomic segment AAAATGAACTATAACTATTTTTATGTAAACCCACACAACTGTTATAAGTGGACAtcaagggaaaaaataaatagaaagaaaagTATAGCATGTGGGccttttacagtttaaaaaaaaacgcaCAGTGAAATCTGACCTCATCCAAAGCATTTGTTGTATAGAACAAGCAATGCTTATGTTGCTTAAGTACAGTCTGATAAGTTATCATTTAGACTATTCCTAATCTCTTGATGCTGAGTGGGTTTGCATACATTGTATGCAAATAAGCTTTGAATATCTAAAAcaattcatgtttttctctttagGTCCCAAGACTGTTTTCTTCTGGGCACCAATGTTTAAATGGGTATGAGACACTTTAATATTACTTTTTGCAATGCATTCTTTTTTTTGAATGagtatctgtttatttttttaatgagtaTCTGTATGTTGTATACTGATACAAAGAAATCAGGGAAAAGGGAAAGAATATATAGtgaaggaaagggaaaaaaatataatgaCACAATTGATATAATAAGTCTATTTGTTCTCATCTGTTCATGGCAGATGTACAGACTCTAGTAGCTTTGAGTATTAAAAGCTACATTGACTACCATGTTTATAACACCTAGCTGTAAAACATGGCTGATTAATGATTTATAGTAGCTCATTCTTGGTGAGATTGTTGAAGGAAAAACATGAAGCTAGTAGCCCGCACCATATACATATTTCTGTTCATTGTTTGTACTTTGCTCTGTTTCCGCAGGGTCTAGTGCTGGCTGGCCTAGCAGACTTGACCAGACCAGCAGAGAAACTTAGCATGTCCCAGTCTGCAGTACTGACTGCCACAGGTACACAGCTAGTCACCACACAAAGcatgctgctgcctcttcttTGTAGTTGTACTCTCTGGAGTATGTATGGCAGCATATTCCAAACTCCTTTCAAActcaaatgtatgtaaatgttaatCAAAATGAGCTTTTACAATAGCATTTCCCATCTGAGGGAGTATTATTTTAGGGATATTTCCAATTTAAATGCAACATGCgtatttgcatttgcattaaTGTGTATAATCTGGAAAAAATGATTATGGAAAAGCAGCCTTTTTGACATTTCACTGGTtctaacataaaaaaaaacggAATAATGGTCCCTAATTTGCAATTGCATTTCCTCATTGTGCTTCAGCTctgataaaattaaaatgtatttccaaCCCTGTTTGCTATTGCATGTTCACGTTCGATCTGTCAATCAAATCCTATGAGTGAGATGTTGGGAGGGGCTTTTTAGACCTCTAAAGCCAGTCATGATGTTACTATCATTGGTGCTTGTGCAGCCATAAACCAACAGGACAAGTTTGGACAGAATATTCTTGGACTGGTTGGTGAGCATTAAGGCATCAGTGATTGCTCAGTGGTTGCTCCAGTACCACCAAAGTTTAGGCCTTTTGGTCATTTCCTCTTAAAACGCACCTCACACTCAAAAGTTGCTTCCAACAATGCACCCACAGCGTTTGATTTACACAGCGATTGAGTGCTCACTGACAGTAAAAATCCGTTTGCAAAGAGGCTTGCAGATACATTTTACTTTGGCAGAATTGAAGCAGAATGATGAGGAAATAAAGTTGTAATTAGGAGTCTTGTTATTCTGTTTTAATAGTCTGATTCTGACATGTTAAGACACTTAAAATGAAATACCAGACACTTTTCTACTTTATTAACTGTTTACAGTCAGTGTACTcagaaatgcaaatgtaaacacacactttacatcttaaattatgtacacatacatggtaaatgcacattttaattagcaatttcaaatttgcatttgaatttgaaaaaagTCCAGAATACGCTGCCATAGTACTGTACTGCACAAATTCCTGATTTTCCAGAATGTAAGGTCTGATTAAGGACATATTCAAGAGTGTAAAGtacatttctttctcttgtgTCTGCAGGTCTTATTTGGTCCAGGTATTCTCTGGTTATCATACCTAAAAACTGGAACCTCTTTGCTGTCAACTTCTTTGTTGGAAGTGCAGGCGGTTCTCAGCTTTATCGAATATGGAAGTGAGTTCGCATTAACAGAAAGCTACTAAATACTGACAGTCACTATGCTCAGTGTTACCTTTAACCCAGAaagtattgtgttgtatttttgtttgtttgttttagagaGATGTAAGATTTACTTAAAGATGCATTGACAGTAAGGCCacatattatttttacttatttcagGGGGTTTAATATTGAGCCTTAAAGGTCAATGTTTAACTCTTTATTGTGCAAAGAAGTTGGAAAATTAGGCAAGTTGTTCATTAACCATGATGAAACCTAtttatgacacatttcatgTCACTTATCTCCAACAAACAAAGTTGAAAATGTAGCAGCCTTTCTGCAAGTTTTAGCAAAAACAAGCAGCCGATTTTATACTCCGTTCTAGCAAAAGAAGACCAGATATGGCCGGGCCGTCAGCTCGATTGTTTTTGCTATTggccatttattattattattattattattattattattattattattatttttattatttttatttatttatttattttaacaagaaGAACAGTACTTCTTCAAAACATAGTTCTCCAAGCAAAGcaattttcatttgaaaataatgGTCAACAATAAGGGTCAGGCTGTCTTAGGCcgtggacagctcaacacagttcAACTGTTTTTGACCcgtttcattttaaattgtaaGGAAATGAACATGCCGCTCTGACCTTTTGTATAGCAGTTAGTCAGAATCTCTGTTATTGTAGAGGAAAGTGTTCGAGCGCATGTTTATTTTCTGCACAACAGACTGTACAGAAGACTTTCATAAACAGTCTAATTAGATTTTTCTATGGGAGAAATAACTGCTGTTTCCAAAAATAGTTGCTGTggtaaacaaaaccaaaacgtGTGTTTTATCCAACATACATTCTACCCCTACTCCACACCGAATCAGAGAATGCAGTTTTTGGAACGTTTTTGTGTACCCCAGGGTACAGTAGCGACAGTTTTGATAAacaccattcatttttctcatagaGAAATCGGCTTAGACCTGGATTGCTTAACAAGTCATAACAAAATGTTCTAATTCATTTCTGCAGGcacaaacaagaacagaaagcaaAGGAGAAGGCTGCAGAGGCTTGATACCATTAGCACATTACTACCATCCAATGGATCGAGAGGGAGTCCCCAACCAGCTTAAGGCCCAGAAAACTACCCCTCCTTACTGTTTTTAAATTCACTCCACCCCATTGTTTCACTTCATACTCTCATCAAGATATTTGTCATCTACgcacaacattttacacacactgttactatgattgtgtaattttctgtaacATATTGTGTAAAGAGCTTTTCCTGGTACCGATTTATCAACAGATTGCTCACTAAAGACTCCTCAACTGATGTAACATTGTTCAAGGAATCTCTccaaataaatgtatttcttaGGAAATATTATTTAGTGGTTGTAGACTTGTCTTAACTTGTTTGTATTAATTGCTCCTCTCAGTAATCAATCCATGTCCTAATGTAATTTGTCCACACCCGTCCTTTTTGATATCCGTTTGATATTTTTGAATCACttaattttgaaaataaaactaCTAATGGACTAAACGTGGTCAGAAGCGTTTCGCTTCAAAACTACAGTGTATTAATTCTGTTGCATGGGGAAGTCTAAGAACGTTTTAAATCCTAATTTAAGACCGTTTCCGTCTGAGTGTGAGCAGGAGCATGAAGGAGAGAAAGATCCTAGACTGGACTCTGATTCTGCTTTATGTGAAGGACGAGCCCTGCAGCAGTGAGTGCGCTCACATGCACCGAAtgatccaataactgcagaaactcggatctctctctctctctctctctctctctctctctctctctctctctctctctctctcgctgggGACGGGAGCTCAGAATCCGCGCGAGTCggacagtaatcggatttctgatGTGCAGCCGGCCAATGAGCTCACAGgggaagacgtgacgtaaacaatgtaaaactcaaacctCATGCCGCCAGTTTTAAACATCGCGCCACTTCAGCTGAAACTATGAACACACACCATCTAGAAGGTGGAGAAAGTCTAAATCCGCACTTTGTCGAGaatatttggtttcagcgtcgctccaaaagtgcttGCGTATTTCCGGTGTGACATCCCCAGGAAATCGCGTGCCCTTTGACGCGTCCGGTCCTCGGGCACGCGCGCGTACGCACACAGAAAGGGAAGCGGAACGAGTTTCTACCGGAGTATAGCAGCAGTcggttgtgtgtttgttgtgtttattaaCCTCCTCTATGGTCATCACGGCATCATTTATGGCTCCTGTTATTAAGATCGTAACACGTTTTGTTGCACTCATGAACACAAACATATTATTATTGGACttaatatttttgtgtgataCAGACTGCATCATGCTGCAGACAGGGTAATTAATAGGACCATATGTagatgagtgaatacatttacatttatagcatttggctgacactcttatccagagcgacttacagtttgattatttttacataggcAGGCCAAGGGGGTGTTAtcagtcttgcccaaggactcttattggtatagtgtagggtgtttgcccaggtggggattgaaccccagtctacagtgtagaaggtagaggtgttaaccactacactataccaaccacctCATCCATGAATAGTCTCATCTAAATGTGTTCCCCCTATACACCTCGAGAAATATCTGTGGTAAAAACACATATGCACTCTTATTATTCTCCTAATTTAGTGTTACACCAGGGTGACCACTGCGGAGCAGagacttttttattttggcaaatACTTTTTGAATGAATTAAATGCCTTGTCCACAGCTGTTCCAGCAAATATAGCTCAGGGAAGGGGAGTTCTTAAGACCTGCCATAGGCATGAAatgctgttttcacacatgagcagactgagaaatgtgaaGGAAATCAGTaaaagcactgagaaatccgattactgagctaaaatacagctctctttatcggatttctagaccttactccaatctAGGAAAtcggagtatgctgtttacatgaccatctgTTTACGGGACATCATCTGTTcgacctgctgccctctggtaaaCGCATTAGGTCCATCCCATCCCGGACAAACAGACTCAAAAACAACTTTTATCCCAGAGCCGCAcgggaactgaacacttccaaacGCACACACTGACAAGGACTTTCTACAGAACACTGTGCTCATTAGAACCGACTGAacaccactactgctctttactggcactgattcataggacactttacactgttccagtgctccactactgctctttactggcactgattcataggacactttacactgttccagtgctccactactgctctttactggcactgattcataggacactttacactgttccagtgctccactactgctcttaactggcactgattcataggacactttacactgttccagtgctccactactgctcttaactggcactgattcataggacactttacactgttccagtgctccactactgctctttactggcactgattcataggacactttacactgttccagtgctccactactgctcttaactggcactgattcataggacactttacactgttccagtgctccactactgctctttactggcactgattcataggacactttacactgttccagtgctccactactgctctttactggcactgattcataggacactttacactgttccagtgctccactactgctctttactggcactgattcataggacactttacactgttccagtgctccactactgctcttaactggcactgattcataggacactttacactgttccagtgctccactactgctcttaactggcactgattcataggacactttacactgttccagtgctccactactgctctttactggcactgattcataggacactttacactgttccagtgctccactactgctctttactggcactgattcataggacactttacactgttccagtgctccactactgctctttactggcactgattcataggacactttacactgttccagtgctccactactgctcttaaCTGGCACtcattcataggacactttacactgttccagtgctccactactgctctttactggcactcattcataggacactttacactgttccagtgctccactactgctcttaactggcactgattcataggacactttacactgttccagtgctccactactgctctttactggcactgattcataggacactttacactgttccagtgctccactactgctcttaactggcactgattcataggacactttacactgttccagtgctccactactgctcttaactggcactgattcataggacactttacactgttccagtgctccactactgctctttactggcactgattcataggacactttacactgttccagtgctccactactgctctttactggcactgattcataggacactttacactgttccagtgctccactactgctcttaactggcactgattcataggacactttacactgttccagtgctccactactgctctttactggcactgattcataggacactttacactgttccagtgctccactactgctcttaactggcactgattcataggacactttacactgttccagtgctccactactgctcttaactggcactgattcataggacactttacactgttccagtgctccactactgctctttactggcactgattcataggacactttacactgttccagtgctccactactgctcttaactggcactgattcataggacactttacactgttccagtgctccactactgctctttactggcactgattcataggacactttacactgttccagtgctccactactgctcttaactggcactgattcataggacactttacactgttccagtgctccactactgctctttactggcactgattcataggacactttacactgttccagtgctccactactgctctttactggcactgattcataggacactttacactgttccagtgctccactactgctcttaactggcactgattcataggacactttacactgttcctgttttagaatatatagttttatagtcctttttctttatatttaagatttttgatactgtttttttttcttaaatctgcCCTTTacatattttagccttatgtttaaattgttttgtatgtaggaagtgccgttggattgctgctcaatttcgttgtacactgtgcaatgacaataaacgcatcttatcttatcttaatttgataactacagaaattaTGATGGGATTAGTGCAGGTAAACACATTCGgcctatttaaaaaatgatatgaCACAATGTCACTAATATTTTACTTATGCAGAGCCAGACCAgggaatattattattatttatttttttttgcatttcacaaTTCTATGACATTGAAATGCCTAGAAGctcacttttctttttccatatAAAGTACACAAAATTTCCAGAAACATTATAAGCGTCTCTCTGTGCTACATCTGCACATACCATCATTCACATTAAAACAGTCAAATAGTTGTGCACTGTTGTGCTACAGTTTCCAGTTTGAACAACATGTTTTGTGAAAAGGGTGTGTAATGGGCTTTGAGGTAGGTTTTCACTTGTCTGATGGGTGTGTCAGAGGTGTTGACCAATCAGCAGCAATGTGTCTACAAAACAACTCCAAATGAAAAAGGCAGCATACACAATGGATTCTAAAGTCCTCTACAAATGCAGATGCTGACGCTAGGTGTAGGAGAAGACatgtttgtcatattttaaCCAATTTTATCAAACTCCAAATGTTatttgaaaagaatgaaaggaatGGCTTTCTGAGCTGGCGTAGTTGCAACCCTTGCGTAACACAACAGTGTGTTCAATCAACGTCCTTGTAGGAAAGTCTGTTCACTCAACCATCATCTTCGCAACACCGccaggcagttatttccagccatacAAGACCTTTCCCGGCTCATGCCACAATATCATCAACCTTTTTCTGCTCGCAGCCTGACCAGCAAGCTGACTGACAATTTTACTGAAAGATGGGACTTTCTCCACAAACTGATGTCATGTTGAGCGTAATGGACTTTCCCCTTCATACTTTAACCAGTGCCCGGTCCTCTCATATATGTCTCTGGTTCAGTGCACCACCAGGtctgtttaaataaatgtttcgCTACATTTTGTCAGGGGAAAATGCAGCCCTGGTGTTTCaaagtcacaaaaaacaaatgttgtactcatgattttatttcatccatccatccatccattttctaagccgcttctccatcagggtcacgggggggggttgtgctggagcctgtcttcgggcgaaaggcaggatacaggtCGCCAGTGAATCGCAGGGCGattttatttcatgtaataacaataatttaaaaaatcaattaatgttttattggtAGCAAAATTACATTCTTATTGTGACACATGAAGCTGTTAGCATTTTAGCCAAATCTATCAGAAAAATAAGAGATTTCACTAACTGTGGACTTTTGAGATATCCACACAAGAAGTAATTCAAAAAAGACCTTCCTTTTATGACACTTAAcgtaacaccactgacacaaTTTAACATCAAAATTCAATtctgtttatgtatttaaagtaaCTTTAATATAGCACAGAGATTATAGTGCATTTTCACAATTTCACAGTTTAAACGGAACAAGCATGAAAATCGTTGTTTCACATAAAGAATAATAAACTGCAGTTTTTCATGCTCAGTTGTGCTCATGTTCAGTTGTGCACACAAAGCTCCACAACCTCGCTAGAAAAACACTACCAATATATTGGGActttggagcagctgcacaggaGCCTAAGGTTATCATGCTAAATGCAGAGCGTCAGCTAGATCGATGTttccaactctggtcctggaatCCTACTGACCTGCACGTTGCATTGTTTTCACAACTCCCAAAACACTTGATCCAGCTAATCAGCTCATCACCAATCCCTTACTGAGTTGAAGTGGGAGTGTCAGAGCAGGAGAATTGTTAAAATGTGAGGGAAATGGGCCTCCAATACCAACAAGGGTTGGGAAACAATAGGTTAAGCTCCCCAACACTGGACTGCAGAGCAGTGAAATGGTGTTCGCTGGAGTAACGGAGCACCATCCATTACATTTGGGATGTGCTAATGTGGAGTTTGAGGACCTAAGTTTGGACATGAAGTCTTTACTAAGACCTTATTTAATACTCTttcactcatatatatatatatatatatatatatatatatatatatacagtacataaatGCCAGATTTGCCTGTGTTGAGAGATGTTGAGAGTtgatgagtctcaggattaaatcagccatAACTTCCTTATTACTCAACTAATTTTCACctaatttattttgttatcCTCAGACACAGGTTAATCTAGGTGGCATGAACTGCTTTCAGTAGCTTTTATTTCCTTAATAACTGATCGTGCTCCTTCTGGACCGCAGAAAAGTTTTGCACTCCACTAGAAACATCAGTAAATccataaataaatgtgtgaatcacttctaatcttaatccacaccaaaataaaataaaccccccaaacacagtaaaaaggATGAAGTTGAAGGTGGGTtactatttgccagcttcttctttgggttttactgttccaccttaaatgatgaaGCAGTCACTTTCAGCTTTGTGTAAAGTGCTAACATTAATCTATTACCAATATCTACATGGATTAAGGACAGCTATAATTTATAGCTACAAAGCaatatcatccatccatccattctctaagccgcttctccgtcagggtcgcggggggatgctggagcctatcccagcagtgttcgggcgaaaggcagcaATATcatcattgtaaataaataaatactacatCAAGTTAAGAGCCCCAGAATAgactattaaataaaataagtttaatataaaaccagaggaaaaacaatcacatcaacagaTTCTCTGTGCCTCACCAACCACACGGCCATAGGCTGACTTTCTTAAAGTTCTTCATTTTGAAtcaaagttatttttatttcaaagtaaaggTTTGGTGCAAAATCTGACTGCAACTTCTAATGTCAATTCATTTTCAATACAAACCCAGACCAAGCCCCACATTGCTTAGTTTCTGACATGAGATGAGACCAAGGGTTCTCATAGATTTGAATATTCTGGCTGAAGCTGGAAGCCAATACAGGTCTTGTAAAGTAATTCAGTagaatatataacaaaatacATGCAGATTTCATATTTGATGCCTTCTGCTTAGTCCTACAGTATGAACTTCTTTTCATTGCATCCACAGGTtagtttcaaaataaaggtttggTTGCAAAGCTTAGAAGACGTGGTAAGGCAGCATGGTCTCCAATGGGTCAGTAAAGCCTAAGGTTTCCCAGACCCATAGAGCCATAGGTTTAGGCTGGCTTCCAGGATTGGCCATTTAAAGCAGCCCACCACCCTATTAGTTCTTCATTTTGAATCaaaattattttcagttttgagTTTAACATTTGTACTATTCCTAAGCCTAGCTCTGTTCCTAAATTTAAACCTTGTCCCAGTGCTAATCCCATGTGACATCTTTAA from the Pygocentrus nattereri isolate fPygNat1 chromosome 6, fPygNat1.pri, whole genome shotgun sequence genome contains:
- the mpc2b gene encoding mitochondrial pyruvate carrier 2b: MALVGLRASYHRVLDRIEHILPAKLRPIYNHPAGPKTVFFWAPMFKWGLVLAGLADLTRPAEKLSMSQSAVLTATGLIWSRYSLVIIPKNWNLFAVNFFVGSAGGSQLYRIWKHKQEQKAKEKAAEA